One Eriocheir sinensis breed Jianghai 21 chromosome 67, ASM2467909v1, whole genome shotgun sequence DNA segment encodes these proteins:
- the LOC126987928 gene encoding titin-like isoform X30: MKLYTVFKKTVKQAVLKATLMGAVLGLGALLGGAAWKAATTASRVCEAVQAWEDKGLHATNVWRAREVLARQGWLGPLRPSPPLDPLEACGLVPGEASACWWRLLLQPRQAGRLLACLEERVVEAEADHEAFGARLCWGVILALVVPLGLMAARRLVRRSVKGVNGHQGSPSEDCFVDAPEADASEAVVEDWATPAADVDVTEETWTTATAVVEELMVKKEESSATPPDDESVTVESTTPTVLSSAVEDCMASEVVKDPENMNVLATAETVECEEVEEEGGGTVYTEVESTDDDADNKAADKTEEAAEVSSVPDDFVQNKVVSEDPEGLAGQETLSCTLAAEAAPSEGKEEKKKKRKRKRKNLGPADVLKASGDAQVKDDHKTDAKTEVKKKAVPKPEVKKKEAPKDEAKGKAVPKPEVMEKAVPKPEVMEKAVPKPEVKKKAMPKPEVMEKAVPKPEVKKKAVPKPEVMEKAVPKPEVMEKAKSVVKNVTEKVTRRKKNPAPAQPKAAPPSPPLHSVRQSWQEDVVTVRLPVPPARRRHVIGPRGDTVRQLRRDYPGVHVAVPLPKDADAHVTFRGPKSQAVAASQEVAARLQEIEAQLREAARLRQQAVATAVLDVAPNRRRLVVGPGGEELLKLQQQHPGVRVSVPPAIDMESRSVTITGPPAEVRAVQAKIKNRLAAIERQRQLLRARRRRRHQGAASASGASPAKGC, from the exons ATGAAACTCTACACCGTATTCAAGAAGACCGTCAAACAGGCCGTCCTGAAGGCCACTCTCATGGGCGCCGTGCTGGGCCTTGGTGCCCTGCTCGGCGGCGCGGCGTGGAAGGCCGCGACCACCGCCTCGCGGGTGTGCGAGGCGGTGCAGGCGTGGGAGGACAAGGGCCTCCACGCCACCAACGTGTGGCGGGCGCGGGAGGTGCTGGCCCGCCAAGGGTGGCTCGGCCCCCTGCGCCCCAGTCCCCCTCTGGACCCCCTGGAGGCCTGCGGGCTGGTGCCGGGCGAGGCGTCGGCCTGCTGGTGGCGGCTGCTGCTGCAGCCCCGCCAGGCAGGGCGGCTCCTTGCCTGCCTGGAGGAGCGGGTGGTCGAGGCCGAGGCCGACCACGAGGCTTTCGGGGCCCGCCTGTGCTGGGGCGTCATCCTGGCGCTGGTGGTGCCTCTGGGCCTCATGGCCGCGCGTCGCCTCGTCCGCCGCTCAGTGAAGGGGGTTAATGGGCATCAGGGAAGCCCAAGCGAGGACTGTTTTGTGGACGCCCCTGAAGCCGATGCCAGCGAGGCAGTGGTGGAAGACTGGGCAACCCCGGCAGCCGATGTGGATGTAACGGAGGAAACTTGGACAACAGCGACAGCAGTTGTGGAAGAGTtgatggtgaagaaggaggagagcagCGCCACGCCACCAGACGATGAGTCTGTGACTGTAGAGTCAACTACACCTACAGTCTTATCATCCGCTGTAGAGGACTGTATGGCGTCTGAG GTGGTGAAAGATCCTGAGAATATGAATGTGTTGGCCACTGCAGAGACAGTGGagtgtgaggaggtggaggaagaaggcggTGGCACAGTGTACACAGAGGTGGAAAGTACAGATGACGATGCCGATAACAAGGCCGCCGATAAAACAGAGGAAGCGGCCGAAGTGTCGTCAGTTCCAGACGACTTTGTGCAGAACAAAGTGGTGAGCGAGGACCCCGAGGGTCTCGCGGGCCAGGAGACGCTGAGCTGCACgctggcggcggaggcggcgccctccgaggggaaggaagagaagaaaaagaaaaggaaaaggaagcgcAAGAACCTTGGCCCCGCCGATGTGCTGAAGGCATCTGGTGACGCACAAGTCAAAGACGATCACAAGACGGATGCCAAGACTGAG GTCAAGAAGAAGGCGGTGCCAAAGCCTGAGGTCAAGAAGAAGGAGGCGCCAAAGGATGAAGCCAAGGGAAAGGCGGTGCCAAAGCCTGAGGTCATGGAAAAGGCGGTGCCAAAGCCTGAGGTCATGGAAAAGGCGGTGCCAAAGCCTGAGGTCAAGAAGAAGGCGATGCCAAAGCCTGAGGTCATGGAAAAGGCGGTGCCAAAGCCTGAGGTCAAGAAGAAGGCGGTGCCAAAGCCTGAGGTCATGGAAAAGGCGGTGCCAAAGCCTGAGGTCATGGAAAAGGCCAAATCTGTGGTGAAGAATGTTACGGAGAAAGTCACCAGGAGGAAAAAGAACCCCGCCCCGGCCCAGCCCAAGGCAGCCCCGCCCAGCCCGCCCCTCCACAGCGTGCGGCAGTCCTGGCAGGAGGACGTGGTGACGGTGCGGCTGCCGGTGCCGCCGGCCAGACGCAGGCACGTCATCGGCCCGCGCGGGGACACGGTCCGGCAGCTGCGGCGGGACTACCCCGGCGTGCACGTGGCGGTGCCGCTGCCGAAGGACGCCGACGCCCACGTAACCTTCAGGGGACCCAAGAGCCAGGCGGTCGCCGCATCGCAGGAAGTCGCCGCGCGCCTCCAGGAAATCGAGGCTCAGCTACGCGAGGCTGCACGGCTCCGCCAGCAGGCCGTGGCCACGGCGGTGCTGGACGTGGCGCCCAACAGGCGGCGCCTCGTGGTGGGGCCCGGGGGCGAGGAGCTCCTGAAGCTGCAGCAGCAGCACCCCGGCGTGAGGGTGTCCGTGCCGCCCGCCATCGACATGGAGTCCCGCAGCGTCACCATCACGGGGCCGCCCGCCGAGGTGCGCGCCGTCCAGGCCAAGATCAAGAACCGCCTGGCAGCGATCGAGCGGCAGCGACAGCTCCTGAGGGCCCGCAGGCGGCGGCGACACCAAGGAGCGGCTTCGGCGTCAGGGGCTTCCCCGGCCAAGGGTTGCTAA
- the LOC126987928 gene encoding titin-like isoform X32, translated as MKLYTVFKKTVKQAVLKATLMGAVLGLGALLGGAAWKAATTASRVCEAVQAWEDKGLHATNVWRAREVLARQGWLGPLRPSPPLDPLEACGLVPGEASACWWRLLLQPRQAGRLLACLEERVVEAEADHEAFGARLCWGVILALVVPLGLMAARRLVRRSVKGVNGHQGSPSEDCFVDAPEADASEAVVEDWATPAADVDVTEETWTTATAVVEELMVKKEESSATPPDDESVTVESTTPTVLSSAVEDCMASEVVKDPENMNVLATAETVECEEVEEEGGGTVYTEVESTDDDADNKAADKTEEAAEVSSVPDDFVQNKVVSEDPEGLAGQETLSCTLAAEAAPSEGKEEKKKKRKRKRKNLGPADVLKASGDAQVKDDHKTDAKTEVKEEKAPKAEAKGKAVPKPEVKKKEAPKDEARGKAVPKPEVKKKAMPKPEVMEKAVPKPEVKKKAVPKPEVMEKAVPKPEVKKKAVPKPEVMEKAKSVVKNVTEKVTRRKKNPAPAQPKAAPPSPPLHSVRQSWQEDVVTVRLPVPPARRRHVIGPRGDTVRQLRRDYPGVHVAVPLPKDADAHVTFRGPKSQAVAASQEVAARLQEIEAQLREAARLRQQAVATAVLDVAPNRRRLVVGPGGEELLKLQQQHPGVRVSVPPAIDMESRSVTITGPPAEVRAVQAKIKNRLAAIERQRQLLRARRRRRHQGAASASGASPAKGC; from the exons ATGAAACTCTACACCGTATTCAAGAAGACCGTCAAACAGGCCGTCCTGAAGGCCACTCTCATGGGCGCCGTGCTGGGCCTTGGTGCCCTGCTCGGCGGCGCGGCGTGGAAGGCCGCGACCACCGCCTCGCGGGTGTGCGAGGCGGTGCAGGCGTGGGAGGACAAGGGCCTCCACGCCACCAACGTGTGGCGGGCGCGGGAGGTGCTGGCCCGCCAAGGGTGGCTCGGCCCCCTGCGCCCCAGTCCCCCTCTGGACCCCCTGGAGGCCTGCGGGCTGGTGCCGGGCGAGGCGTCGGCCTGCTGGTGGCGGCTGCTGCTGCAGCCCCGCCAGGCAGGGCGGCTCCTTGCCTGCCTGGAGGAGCGGGTGGTCGAGGCCGAGGCCGACCACGAGGCTTTCGGGGCCCGCCTGTGCTGGGGCGTCATCCTGGCGCTGGTGGTGCCTCTGGGCCTCATGGCCGCGCGTCGCCTCGTCCGCCGCTCAGTGAAGGGGGTTAATGGGCATCAGGGAAGCCCAAGCGAGGACTGTTTTGTGGACGCCCCTGAAGCCGATGCCAGCGAGGCAGTGGTGGAAGACTGGGCAACCCCGGCAGCCGATGTGGATGTAACGGAGGAAACTTGGACAACAGCGACAGCAGTTGTGGAAGAGTtgatggtgaagaaggaggagagcagCGCCACGCCACCAGACGATGAGTCTGTGACTGTAGAGTCAACTACACCTACAGTCTTATCATCCGCTGTAGAGGACTGTATGGCGTCTGAG GTGGTGAAAGATCCTGAGAATATGAATGTGTTGGCCACTGCAGAGACAGTGGagtgtgaggaggtggaggaagaaggcggTGGCACAGTGTACACAGAGGTGGAAAGTACAGATGACGATGCCGATAACAAGGCCGCCGATAAAACAGAGGAAGCGGCCGAAGTGTCGTCAGTTCCAGACGACTTTGTGCAGAACAAAGTGGTGAGCGAGGACCCCGAGGGTCTCGCGGGCCAGGAGACGCTGAGCTGCACgctggcggcggaggcggcgccctccgaggggaaggaagagaagaaaaagaaaaggaaaaggaagcgcAAGAACCTTGGCCCCGCCGATGTGCTGAAGGCATCTGGTGACGCACAAGTCAAAGACGATCACAAGACGGATGCCAAGACTGAGGTCAAGGAGGAGAAGGCGCCAAAGGCTGAAGCCAAGGGAAAGGCTGTGCCAAAGCCTGAGGTCAAGAAGAAGGAGGCGCCAAAGGATGAAGCCAGGGGAAAGGCGGTGCCAAAGCCTGAGGTCAAGAAGAAGGCGATGCCAAAGCCTGAGGTCATGGAAAAGGCGGTGCCAAAGCCTGAGGTCAAGAAGAAGGCGGTGCCAAAGCCTGAG GTCATGGAAAAGGCGGTGCCAAAGCCTGAGGTCAAGAAGAAGGCGGTGCCAAAGCCTGAG GTCATGGAAAAGGCCAAATCTGTGGTGAAGAATGTTACGGAGAAAGTCACCAGGAGGAAAAAGAACCCCGCCCCGGCCCAGCCCAAGGCAGCCCCGCCCAGCCCGCCCCTCCACAGCGTGCGGCAGTCCTGGCAGGAGGACGTGGTGACGGTGCGGCTGCCGGTGCCGCCGGCCAGACGCAGGCACGTCATCGGCCCGCGCGGGGACACGGTCCGGCAGCTGCGGCGGGACTACCCCGGCGTGCACGTGGCGGTGCCGCTGCCGAAGGACGCCGACGCCCACGTAACCTTCAGGGGACCCAAGAGCCAGGCGGTCGCCGCATCGCAGGAAGTCGCCGCGCGCCTCCAGGAAATCGAGGCTCAGCTACGCGAGGCTGCACGGCTCCGCCAGCAGGCCGTGGCCACGGCGGTGCTGGACGTGGCGCCCAACAGGCGGCGCCTCGTGGTGGGGCCCGGGGGCGAGGAGCTCCTGAAGCTGCAGCAGCAGCACCCCGGCGTGAGGGTGTCCGTGCCGCCCGCCATCGACATGGAGTCCCGCAGCGTCACCATCACGGGGCCGCCCGCCGAGGTGCGCGCCGTCCAGGCCAAGATCAAGAACCGCCTGGCAGCGATCGAGCGGCAGCGACAGCTCCTGAGGGCCCGCAGGCGGCGGCGACACCAAGGAGCGGCTTCGGCGTCAGGGGCTTCCCCGGCCAAGGGTTGCTAA
- the LOC126987928 gene encoding E3 ubiquitin-protein ligase RNF12-B-like isoform X17, whose amino-acid sequence MKLYTVFKKTVKQAVLKATLMGAVLGLGALLGGAAWKAATTASRVCEAVQAWEDKGLHATNVWRAREVLARQGWLGPLRPSPPLDPLEACGLVPGEASACWWRLLLQPRQAGRLLACLEERVVEAEADHEAFGARLCWGVILALVVPLGLMAARRLVRRSVKGVNGHQGSPSEDCFVDAPEADASEAVVEDWATPAADVDVTEETWTTATAVVEELMVKKEESSATPPDDESVTVESTTPTVLSSAVEDCMASEVVKDPENMNVLATAETVECEEVEEEGGGTVYTEVESTDDDADNKAADKTEEAAEVSSVPDDFVQNKVVSEDPEGLAGQETLSCTLAAEAAPSEGKEEKKKKRKRKRKNLGPADVLKASGDAQVKDDHKTDAKTEVKEEKAPKAEAKGKAVPKPEVKKKEAPKDEARGKAVPKPEVKKKAMPKPEVMEKAVPKPEVKKKAVPKPEVKKKAVPKPEVMEKAVPKPEVMEKAVPKPEVKKKAVPKPEVMEKAVPKPEVMEKAKSVVKNVTEKVTRRKKNPAPAQPKAAPPSPPLHSVRQSWQEDVVTVRLPVPPARRRHVIGPRGDTVRQLRRDYPGVHVAVPLPKDADAHVTFRGPKSQAVAASQEVAARLQEIEAQLREAARLRQQAVATAVLDVAPNRRRLVVGPGGEELLKLQQQHPGVRVSVPPAIDMESRSVTITGPPAEVRAVQAKIKNRLAAIERQRQLLRARRRRRHQGAASASGASPAKGC is encoded by the exons ATGAAACTCTACACCGTATTCAAGAAGACCGTCAAACAGGCCGTCCTGAAGGCCACTCTCATGGGCGCCGTGCTGGGCCTTGGTGCCCTGCTCGGCGGCGCGGCGTGGAAGGCCGCGACCACCGCCTCGCGGGTGTGCGAGGCGGTGCAGGCGTGGGAGGACAAGGGCCTCCACGCCACCAACGTGTGGCGGGCGCGGGAGGTGCTGGCCCGCCAAGGGTGGCTCGGCCCCCTGCGCCCCAGTCCCCCTCTGGACCCCCTGGAGGCCTGCGGGCTGGTGCCGGGCGAGGCGTCGGCCTGCTGGTGGCGGCTGCTGCTGCAGCCCCGCCAGGCAGGGCGGCTCCTTGCCTGCCTGGAGGAGCGGGTGGTCGAGGCCGAGGCCGACCACGAGGCTTTCGGGGCCCGCCTGTGCTGGGGCGTCATCCTGGCGCTGGTGGTGCCTCTGGGCCTCATGGCCGCGCGTCGCCTCGTCCGCCGCTCAGTGAAGGGGGTTAATGGGCATCAGGGAAGCCCAAGCGAGGACTGTTTTGTGGACGCCCCTGAAGCCGATGCCAGCGAGGCAGTGGTGGAAGACTGGGCAACCCCGGCAGCCGATGTGGATGTAACGGAGGAAACTTGGACAACAGCGACAGCAGTTGTGGAAGAGTtgatggtgaagaaggaggagagcagCGCCACGCCACCAGACGATGAGTCTGTGACTGTAGAGTCAACTACACCTACAGTCTTATCATCCGCTGTAGAGGACTGTATGGCGTCTGAG GTGGTGAAAGATCCTGAGAATATGAATGTGTTGGCCACTGCAGAGACAGTGGagtgtgaggaggtggaggaagaaggcggTGGCACAGTGTACACAGAGGTGGAAAGTACAGATGACGATGCCGATAACAAGGCCGCCGATAAAACAGAGGAAGCGGCCGAAGTGTCGTCAGTTCCAGACGACTTTGTGCAGAACAAAGTGGTGAGCGAGGACCCCGAGGGTCTCGCGGGCCAGGAGACGCTGAGCTGCACgctggcggcggaggcggcgccctccgaggggaaggaagagaagaaaaagaaaaggaaaaggaagcgcAAGAACCTTGGCCCCGCCGATGTGCTGAAGGCATCTGGTGACGCACAAGTCAAAGACGATCACAAGACGGATGCCAAGACTGAGGTCAAGGAGGAGAAGGCGCCAAAGGCTGAAGCCAAGGGAAAGGCTGTGCCAAAGCCTGAGGTCAAGAAGAAGGAGGCGCCAAAGGATGAAGCCAGGGGAAAGGCGGTGCCAAAGCCTGAGGTCAAGAAGAAGGCGATGCCAAAGCCTGAGGTCATGGAAAAGGCGGTGCCAAAGCCTGAGGTCAAGAAGAAGGCGGTGCCAAAGCCTGAGGTCAAGAAGAAGGCGGTGCCAAAGCCTGAG GTCATGGAAAAGGCGGTGCCAAAGCCTGAGGTCATGGAAAAGGCGGTGCCAAAGCCTGAG GTCAAGAAGAAGGCGGTGCCAAAGCCTGAGGTCATGGAAAAGGCGGTGCCAAAGCCTGAGGTCATGGAAAAGGCCAAATCTGTGGTGAAGAATGTTACGGAGAAAGTCACCAGGAGGAAAAAGAACCCCGCCCCGGCCCAGCCCAAGGCAGCCCCGCCCAGCCCGCCCCTCCACAGCGTGCGGCAGTCCTGGCAGGAGGACGTGGTGACGGTGCGGCTGCCGGTGCCGCCGGCCAGACGCAGGCACGTCATCGGCCCGCGCGGGGACACGGTCCGGCAGCTGCGGCGGGACTACCCCGGCGTGCACGTGGCGGTGCCGCTGCCGAAGGACGCCGACGCCCACGTAACCTTCAGGGGACCCAAGAGCCAGGCGGTCGCCGCATCGCAGGAAGTCGCCGCGCGCCTCCAGGAAATCGAGGCTCAGCTACGCGAGGCTGCACGGCTCCGCCAGCAGGCCGTGGCCACGGCGGTGCTGGACGTGGCGCCCAACAGGCGGCGCCTCGTGGTGGGGCCCGGGGGCGAGGAGCTCCTGAAGCTGCAGCAGCAGCACCCCGGCGTGAGGGTGTCCGTGCCGCCCGCCATCGACATGGAGTCCCGCAGCGTCACCATCACGGGGCCGCCCGCCGAGGTGCGCGCCGTCCAGGCCAAGATCAAGAACCGCCTGGCAGCGATCGAGCGGCAGCGACAGCTCCTGAGGGCCCGCAGGCGGCGGCGACACCAAGGAGCGGCTTCGGCGTCAGGGGCTTCCCCGGCCAAGGGTTGCTAA
- the LOC126987928 gene encoding titin-like isoform X35, with protein MKLYTVFKKTVKQAVLKATLMGAVLGLGALLGGAAWKAATTASRVCEAVQAWEDKGLHATNVWRAREVLARQGWLGPLRPSPPLDPLEACGLVPGEASACWWRLLLQPRQAGRLLACLEERVVEAEADHEAFGARLCWGVILALVVPLGLMAARRLVRRSVKGVNGHQGSPSEDCFVDAPEADASEAVVEDWATPAADVDVTEETWTTATAVVEELMVKKEESSATPPDDESVTVESTTPTVLSSAVEDCMASEVVKDPENMNVLATAETVECEEVEEEGGGTVYTEVESTDDDADNKAADKTEEAAEVSSVPDDFVQNKVVSEDPEGLAGQETLSCTLAAEAAPSEGKEEKKKKRKRKRKNLGPADVLKASGDAQVKDDHKTDAKTEVKEEKAPKAEAKGKAVPKPEVKKKEAPKDEARGKAVPKPEVKKKAMPKPEVMEKAVPKPEVKKKAVPKPEVKKKAVPKPEVMEKAKSVVKNVTEKVTRRKKNPAPAQPKAAPPSPPLHSVRQSWQEDVVTVRLPVPPARRRHVIGPRGDTVRQLRRDYPGVHVAVPLPKDADAHVTFRGPKSQAVAASQEVAARLQEIEAQLREAARLRQQAVATAVLDVAPNRRRLVVGPGGEELLKLQQQHPGVRVSVPPAIDMESRSVTITGPPAEVRAVQAKIKNRLAAIERQRQLLRARRRRRHQGAASASGASPAKGC; from the exons ATGAAACTCTACACCGTATTCAAGAAGACCGTCAAACAGGCCGTCCTGAAGGCCACTCTCATGGGCGCCGTGCTGGGCCTTGGTGCCCTGCTCGGCGGCGCGGCGTGGAAGGCCGCGACCACCGCCTCGCGGGTGTGCGAGGCGGTGCAGGCGTGGGAGGACAAGGGCCTCCACGCCACCAACGTGTGGCGGGCGCGGGAGGTGCTGGCCCGCCAAGGGTGGCTCGGCCCCCTGCGCCCCAGTCCCCCTCTGGACCCCCTGGAGGCCTGCGGGCTGGTGCCGGGCGAGGCGTCGGCCTGCTGGTGGCGGCTGCTGCTGCAGCCCCGCCAGGCAGGGCGGCTCCTTGCCTGCCTGGAGGAGCGGGTGGTCGAGGCCGAGGCCGACCACGAGGCTTTCGGGGCCCGCCTGTGCTGGGGCGTCATCCTGGCGCTGGTGGTGCCTCTGGGCCTCATGGCCGCGCGTCGCCTCGTCCGCCGCTCAGTGAAGGGGGTTAATGGGCATCAGGGAAGCCCAAGCGAGGACTGTTTTGTGGACGCCCCTGAAGCCGATGCCAGCGAGGCAGTGGTGGAAGACTGGGCAACCCCGGCAGCCGATGTGGATGTAACGGAGGAAACTTGGACAACAGCGACAGCAGTTGTGGAAGAGTtgatggtgaagaaggaggagagcagCGCCACGCCACCAGACGATGAGTCTGTGACTGTAGAGTCAACTACACCTACAGTCTTATCATCCGCTGTAGAGGACTGTATGGCGTCTGAG GTGGTGAAAGATCCTGAGAATATGAATGTGTTGGCCACTGCAGAGACAGTGGagtgtgaggaggtggaggaagaaggcggTGGCACAGTGTACACAGAGGTGGAAAGTACAGATGACGATGCCGATAACAAGGCCGCCGATAAAACAGAGGAAGCGGCCGAAGTGTCGTCAGTTCCAGACGACTTTGTGCAGAACAAAGTGGTGAGCGAGGACCCCGAGGGTCTCGCGGGCCAGGAGACGCTGAGCTGCACgctggcggcggaggcggcgccctccgaggggaaggaagagaagaaaaagaaaaggaaaaggaagcgcAAGAACCTTGGCCCCGCCGATGTGCTGAAGGCATCTGGTGACGCACAAGTCAAAGACGATCACAAGACGGATGCCAAGACTGAGGTCAAGGAGGAGAAGGCGCCAAAGGCTGAAGCCAAGGGAAAGGCTGTGCCAAAGCCTGAGGTCAAGAAGAAGGAGGCGCCAAAGGATGAAGCCAGGGGAAAGGCGGTGCCAAAGCCTGAGGTCAAGAAGAAGGCGATGCCAAAGCCTGAGGTCATGGAAAAGGCGGTGCCAAAGCCTGAGGTCAAGAAGAAGGCGGTGCCAAAGCCTGAGGTCAAGAAGAAGGCGGTGCCAAAGCCTGAG GTCATGGAAAAGGCCAAATCTGTGGTGAAGAATGTTACGGAGAAAGTCACCAGGAGGAAAAAGAACCCCGCCCCGGCCCAGCCCAAGGCAGCCCCGCCCAGCCCGCCCCTCCACAGCGTGCGGCAGTCCTGGCAGGAGGACGTGGTGACGGTGCGGCTGCCGGTGCCGCCGGCCAGACGCAGGCACGTCATCGGCCCGCGCGGGGACACGGTCCGGCAGCTGCGGCGGGACTACCCCGGCGTGCACGTGGCGGTGCCGCTGCCGAAGGACGCCGACGCCCACGTAACCTTCAGGGGACCCAAGAGCCAGGCGGTCGCCGCATCGCAGGAAGTCGCCGCGCGCCTCCAGGAAATCGAGGCTCAGCTACGCGAGGCTGCACGGCTCCGCCAGCAGGCCGTGGCCACGGCGGTGCTGGACGTGGCGCCCAACAGGCGGCGCCTCGTGGTGGGGCCCGGGGGCGAGGAGCTCCTGAAGCTGCAGCAGCAGCACCCCGGCGTGAGGGTGTCCGTGCCGCCCGCCATCGACATGGAGTCCCGCAGCGTCACCATCACGGGGCCGCCCGCCGAGGTGCGCGCCGTCCAGGCCAAGATCAAGAACCGCCTGGCAGCGATCGAGCGGCAGCGACAGCTCCTGAGGGCCCGCAGGCGGCGGCGACACCAAGGAGCGGCTTCGGCGTCAGGGGCTTCCCCGGCCAAGGGTTGCTAA
- the LOC126987928 gene encoding titin-like isoform X33: MKLYTVFKKTVKQAVLKATLMGAVLGLGALLGGAAWKAATTASRVCEAVQAWEDKGLHATNVWRAREVLARQGWLGPLRPSPPLDPLEACGLVPGEASACWWRLLLQPRQAGRLLACLEERVVEAEADHEAFGARLCWGVILALVVPLGLMAARRLVRRSVKGVNGHQGSPSEDCFVDAPEADASEAVVEDWATPAADVDVTEETWTTATAVVEELMVKKEESSATPPDDESVTVESTTPTVLSSAVEDCMASEVVKDPENMNVLATAETVECEEVEEEGGGTVYTEVESTDDDADNKAADKTEEAAEVSSVPDDFVQNKVVSEDPEGLAGQETLSCTLAAEAAPSEGKEEKKKKRKRKRKNLGPADVLKASGDAQVKDDHKTDAKTEVKEEKAPKAEAKGKAVPKPEVKKKEAPKDEARGKAVPKPEVKKKAMPKPEVMEKAVPKPEVKKKAVPKPEVKKKAVPKPEVKKKAVPKPEVMEKAKSVVKNVTEKVTRRKKNPAPAQPKAAPPSPPLHSVRQSWQEDVVTVRLPVPPARRRHVIGPRGDTVRQLRRDYPGVHVAVPLPKDADAHVTFRGPKSQAVAASQEVAARLQEIEAQLREAARLRQQAVATAVLDVAPNRRRLVVGPGGEELLKLQQQHPGVRVSVPPAIDMESRSVTITGPPAEVRAVQAKIKNRLAAIERQRQLLRARRRRRHQGAASASGASPAKGC, from the exons ATGAAACTCTACACCGTATTCAAGAAGACCGTCAAACAGGCCGTCCTGAAGGCCACTCTCATGGGCGCCGTGCTGGGCCTTGGTGCCCTGCTCGGCGGCGCGGCGTGGAAGGCCGCGACCACCGCCTCGCGGGTGTGCGAGGCGGTGCAGGCGTGGGAGGACAAGGGCCTCCACGCCACCAACGTGTGGCGGGCGCGGGAGGTGCTGGCCCGCCAAGGGTGGCTCGGCCCCCTGCGCCCCAGTCCCCCTCTGGACCCCCTGGAGGCCTGCGGGCTGGTGCCGGGCGAGGCGTCGGCCTGCTGGTGGCGGCTGCTGCTGCAGCCCCGCCAGGCAGGGCGGCTCCTTGCCTGCCTGGAGGAGCGGGTGGTCGAGGCCGAGGCCGACCACGAGGCTTTCGGGGCCCGCCTGTGCTGGGGCGTCATCCTGGCGCTGGTGGTGCCTCTGGGCCTCATGGCCGCGCGTCGCCTCGTCCGCCGCTCAGTGAAGGGGGTTAATGGGCATCAGGGAAGCCCAAGCGAGGACTGTTTTGTGGACGCCCCTGAAGCCGATGCCAGCGAGGCAGTGGTGGAAGACTGGGCAACCCCGGCAGCCGATGTGGATGTAACGGAGGAAACTTGGACAACAGCGACAGCAGTTGTGGAAGAGTtgatggtgaagaaggaggagagcagCGCCACGCCACCAGACGATGAGTCTGTGACTGTAGAGTCAACTACACCTACAGTCTTATCATCCGCTGTAGAGGACTGTATGGCGTCTGAG GTGGTGAAAGATCCTGAGAATATGAATGTGTTGGCCACTGCAGAGACAGTGGagtgtgaggaggtggaggaagaaggcggTGGCACAGTGTACACAGAGGTGGAAAGTACAGATGACGATGCCGATAACAAGGCCGCCGATAAAACAGAGGAAGCGGCCGAAGTGTCGTCAGTTCCAGACGACTTTGTGCAGAACAAAGTGGTGAGCGAGGACCCCGAGGGTCTCGCGGGCCAGGAGACGCTGAGCTGCACgctggcggcggaggcggcgccctccgaggggaaggaagagaagaaaaagaaaaggaaaaggaagcgcAAGAACCTTGGCCCCGCCGATGTGCTGAAGGCATCTGGTGACGCACAAGTCAAAGACGATCACAAGACGGATGCCAAGACTGAGGTCAAGGAGGAGAAGGCGCCAAAGGCTGAAGCCAAGGGAAAGGCTGTGCCAAAGCCTGAGGTCAAGAAGAAGGAGGCGCCAAAGGATGAAGCCAGGGGAAAGGCGGTGCCAAAGCCTGAGGTCAAGAAGAAGGCGATGCCAAAGCCTGAGGTCATGGAAAAGGCGGTGCCAAAGCCTGAGGTCAAGAAGAAGGCGGTGCCAAAGCCTGAGGTCAAGAAGAAGGCGGTGCCAAAGCCTGAG GTCAAGAAGAAGGCGGTGCCAAAGCCTGAG GTCATGGAAAAGGCCAAATCTGTGGTGAAGAATGTTACGGAGAAAGTCACCAGGAGGAAAAAGAACCCCGCCCCGGCCCAGCCCAAGGCAGCCCCGCCCAGCCCGCCCCTCCACAGCGTGCGGCAGTCCTGGCAGGAGGACGTGGTGACGGTGCGGCTGCCGGTGCCGCCGGCCAGACGCAGGCACGTCATCGGCCCGCGCGGGGACACGGTCCGGCAGCTGCGGCGGGACTACCCCGGCGTGCACGTGGCGGTGCCGCTGCCGAAGGACGCCGACGCCCACGTAACCTTCAGGGGACCCAAGAGCCAGGCGGTCGCCGCATCGCAGGAAGTCGCCGCGCGCCTCCAGGAAATCGAGGCTCAGCTACGCGAGGCTGCACGGCTCCGCCAGCAGGCCGTGGCCACGGCGGTGCTGGACGTGGCGCCCAACAGGCGGCGCCTCGTGGTGGGGCCCGGGGGCGAGGAGCTCCTGAAGCTGCAGCAGCAGCACCCCGGCGTGAGGGTGTCCGTGCCGCCCGCCATCGACATGGAGTCCCGCAGCGTCACCATCACGGGGCCGCCCGCCGAGGTGCGCGCCGTCCAGGCCAAGATCAAGAACCGCCTGGCAGCGATCGAGCGGCAGCGACAGCTCCTGAGGGCCCGCAGGCGGCGGCGACACCAAGGAGCGGCTTCGGCGTCAGGGGCTTCCCCGGCCAAGGGTTGCTAA